The segment AACGTCGGGCTGGTTACCATCTGTTTCCTTCATCATCTATCACCAACGAGCGTGAAAAACGCGAGCAGCGAGGAAGTTAATGAATAACGATAATAAGAAAACAACTTACGCTTATCGCAGCACCGAGAAATTGACTGAATGCTCTGGTAGCACCAAATAATGCGCTATCTCCAGAATTATCACCGGCTGACTGCGCCGGCGCGCCGTAATTGGAGAAAGAGCTAAAGAGAGGTGGTGGATACGTAGAGCTTGGTGACCACGTTGTAGTGCGTATCCTTGGTCCTGAGGTTGGTCTCGGTGTCACCGTCTTTTTCGTGGTATCCGTTGGTCGGGTTGCAGCAGTAGATGCCGGCCTTGTCGTAATTGTCGAAGACTCGCTAGCAGGGGACGCGGTCGGAGCAGAGGTGACGCTCTGCCCGAGACTCTGTTACAAGACCagcaattattttctttcatcgcgCCCCGCTCTTTGTTGCCTCGCGCTTCGCCCTTGTCATTCGATTAACTATCGCCGAGCTCGCGTCTAACTGGACCAATTTGTAAGAATTATATCAAATTGTTTCGTGTCGTTAAACTTTCCGTTATTACACTCTATACATTTTTGCAATTAGAAAAGAATATCATTCCAGGATATCCCGATACCTGCTTACTTTTTATGTAAGAAACAATTTgaataatgtaatttaattataaaaattgatattcaaATATCCTAAAGTTTCCCAGATCAGTTTAGTTATTTCAAAAGTTCCTTATCTTCAGGTTACTTAATTGAGTGAGCTTAAGTCAGATAAAAATGGTCGTTCGAAGTAAATTGATATAAAGACTATCGTGATTAATCAAAGTAATGTTATCTGAAATCAATAACTAAATTCTACGAATCGTATATTTGCAACATGTACTAAGTACATTGCTGCCAAAATTTCAGTAGGTTACAAACTATTTAATTGATAACACTTACGGCTAACTGGAGTTGCTCTCTAATATTATTGGCCGGAGTTGGTGGTTCTATACCTTGAGCTTTCAATAATGCCGCCAACAAAGCGGCATTACTGATTTCTACCGTCGGTGATGGAGTCGTTGTTGTTAAAGCTCGACCGCTTAAAATCGCTCTTAAAAAGGATTGATCATCCTGAGTTAATCCTGATACTTTCTTCGAGGAACCAGTTTTATTATCTGTAAcaaacgtaacgccacatctGATACCAATCGTTTCCGTGATCGTATTATTACAGAATTTcaatcaattttatataacatatccTACCGTAATTTAACCTACTGTTACAAGTATCGTTTTACGACTTACCCTGTTCAACAGCTCGCAGAAGCTCAACTATGAACTTTGCATCTTCTTCGGGAGAATAGGTCGACGTCACCACACCAGGCAACCTCGGATTTGGATTATTAATCAATGGTTGATCGGTGGTCGAGATTGTAAACGGCGTGGTCACTGACTTTTCCTGTACAATTGAATTTGGACTATTTACTTGAATTTTCGAAATGTCCACAGCTTTCAGAGTCGCACTAGAGGGAATTGTTGTCGTTTCTAACTTTTGCGTGGTTTGGATTGGTTTCGGCATAATATTAACCGACTTTTGCGTGGTTTTTGGCACCGGTTTAGCTTTTACGGGCTTCGGAGTTGTCGATGATCCGAATAAACTTCCACCGAGGAGAGCCTGCCACAGAAGACCACCAAAGCCTAATGGCGCCTGGGTGGTGGTTCTAGGTCGAGAAGTGGTTGCTAGTTTAGCTTTAACAGTTACAGAAGCTTTAGTGGTACTTATCAAAGTCGTTTTAGCCGTAGTCGAAGGAGAAGCCGTGCTCGTTTCCACGCTTCTTCTGGTGCTAGTGGTTGTAACTGGTTTCCAAGTCACTTGCACGGGTGTCAAACTACTAATTACTGGTCTTTGACTAGTTGGTTGCTGTGTTTCTACTGATTTGCGCGTGGATGTTGAAACTGTAGACGCTGGAGACAAATCGATTATTATTGGCTCAGAAAGAGATGTCGTTGCTGATTTGTAAATCGAGTTTGGCGAAGCATTTTCGATACTGATAGCTTTTGGTGATCGAGTCGGTCCCGGATTTTTCAGTGCCAGTTCcaaaatctgaaaataaaatatagaaagaaagTTAGGAAATGACAGTTCTGTTCTACACTGCGCAGATTTAATAATGCTTCTCTTTAGGACAccgtatatacgtgtatatgcATGTATATGAGATATTTAAAACTGGATACCCGTGAAGGTATggtatgttttattttattcattgatCAGAACGTAAAACACAATCGAATCAAAGCAAATTTCACGTACAAAAAAAAGTTTCACTTTCCTGTACTTCATAAATCTACAAGAATATTCGGAACTTTAATACGGTCATATTACGACTACTCTTTTTATAAGTCAAATATTTCCAGGAAAAATATTCTCTTTATTTCCCACTACTAATTTCATTATACGATAACGATGTACGTACTAATAGCGTTATCGTCCAATGGGCTATTTATTGCTATTATATTAATGCCATCTACGCACGCATTGAGTTCTGTCGACAGACAACGTTAACGAGAGATGACATATTGAACGGCTGTTGCGAGGAATAGAGAAGGCCGCTGGCAAGGACGTTCCAGTCCATTCACCGTGACTGATCGATCATATGATTGCGATCGTCGCAGATCCGTCATTATGTCTTTCCGAGAAGGGCGTGACTAAAGATAATCTGCGATCTACCGAATTTTTCGTCTTGTACGACTTACGtcgttgcaattttatttatacgttatgcagaaACACGAGAAAGAAGTTTAGTCTAGAagcgagaaaaaagagaatcgACGTGATGTAGCTTAGAAGCTGGAGCTCGATCTTATTAGAAACAGAATACAATTCGTCGCACAGTCATATAAAGGAGTGAAAGGATCGTTTAACGTCAGCGACGCGGCTCATTCCTTGGTTTTCCCCTCGAACGATCATTGCATTTTGTTTTCAAGGAAGATCACAAGTTTactaagaattttaatttttaaaatttcttctatttcatatttttaaagaaacgtGATATCCTATGTAGTATAACATATGTCGGTCGCaacaatttattcatttatgtgtataaaatatagtagTATCACATTTGATCAAGGTCGAAATACAGTAATATTGTTTCGATtgagatttatttattatgatataCTGAATACttcgtttttatattttatgcactatgtaatttattgtacaCATTACTTACCTTATTTGCCAAGAGTTGCTCCACTTGTGTCAGTGTCTTCTGATTGGTACTCCGCGAATTACTCTGTAActgtgtaaaaaaaaatatatgtataatatacataatattttacagaaattcgcGAAGTTATTAGgaatacgtataaaaatttatctacTTACCAACGAATTCAGGAAGGCCAAATCATCGAACGTAGTACCAAAAGCATTCTGCTGTCGCGTATTCAACAAATTTTTTGGTAAATTAGATGAATTTATTTGAGAAGAAGTTGTTGCTTCAGAAGTAGCTCCTGCCTGTGACGCAATCATCACCCTTTGAACAATTGTTGGTGGCTCCGAAGTGATGATAGGTGCTGTCATCGTGGTAGTTGTTGGCGTCATTGTAGCCACTGTTGTTGGAGTCATTGTTGTACTTGTAGTGGTAGTTGTAGTGATAGTTGGCGCCATTGTAGTTGTAGTTGTTGGTGTCAtcgtagtagtagtagttgtTGGTGTCATCGTAGTAGTAGTTGTTGTTGGTGCCATCGTAGTAGTAGTTGTTGATGCCACTgtagtggtagtagtagtTGTCGTTGGTGCCATTGTAGTAATggtggtagtagtagtagtagatGCAGGAGTTGTAGGTGTAGTTGTAAATGCAACAGGCGTTGTTGGTGGTGGTGGAGGAGGAATGGATCCTATGTTACCTCTTGGAACTCCAATCGTATTAGAAAATGGAGTAAAGACTTCGACAAATGGATTGATCGGACGAGCTAAGGCTGGGCCATTTGGTTCTGACAAATCGTCCTGAGAACGAGaatcatttatataatttcaacgaaatatatctataataagtaatatgatataattgaagtatagaaaaaataatgttttttcAAGGAAGTACGTAATTGTAAGTTGATTCTGAAAAACAGTGATTCGAAggtaaaatttaatgaatacGAACCAGTCTGTTTGATGCCACTGAAGCTGTTATTACCGGCGAGGAGGTAGTAATACCAAAGATTTGGTCCAAAGGATCCCTCCATGGGAATCCAGGCGGAGCTGTGACTCGACCTCCTGGTTGATTGTTGAGGAGATTCTCAAACGATGGTACAGAAGGTGATGGTCCTTCGTTTGCAGCAgtctaaagaaaataatatagatagatatgtatataatttagaaattcaaaattattatttcacgaATAATAGTAAACTTtgatttccaaattttaaatattttacaaacaaaTCAAAACCACccaaagaataatatttcgataaaatatgcAAGATGAAGATAAGAAGCCGTTGAATTCCTCTCATTCCTTTAACTTACAGCTACTGAATTTATATTCACACTGAGAACGCGCGGGTTAGAGGTGGAAGCCCCATCGGTCCAATAATTGACGAACTTGTCCTGAAACATTCGACGTTGCTCTTTTTTTTCGCTGCAGAGATATGTTGCAGCGCTGAAAGAATCAGCCGCAGCATCGTTGTAAATCATGTTCTGTCTCTCTTGCTTTCTTACCTGTCCGATGTACACGGAGCTGCGTTGACCTCCGGCCTCCTTCGTCCTGGTGGCCTCGTCCCTCTCTCGATCCTGGACGATACGACCGCCCTGTGAATCGGTCGGCGGTCGACCGGTACTTACTATCGGCGTCACCAACGCTGTCCTCATTTGCGTATTCAGCAGGGCATTGCTCTAAACAATGCGAAACCATACACGTTCTTTAAACCTTTCAAAACAAACTTACATCTCAAAAACGATACATGAGAAACTTGTAATAGCGAAacttcgatcgatcgttccgatttcataaatagtaaaaattaaatagaaaaaataaataatcatagtAGAACatcatattcttttttttttttttttttttcgaagatGGAAAAATCCGTATAATAAAAGTGCAGTGGTTCTCCTCTGCTTACCTAGTAAcgtgataataataaataaaaaacgatCGATTAATATTTCGCTATATTGGACGGGCCTCGCTAAGTAATCGGTGGGAATGAACgatgaatgaaaatgaaatatttctcaaatcCTGTTCCGAAGAGTTTATCGAATaccataaaattattaatttctttcatttttctcattttttctttccctaCTCTACCATATTTCGCAAAGAGagtttaaatttcaaatattaaaattttctgaaCTGAAGTAATCGACAATGTAAAATGCACCTTCAACTTTACTAAACATAAAGTGCGTTTCAAAGTGCGCGGtgcataaaaataacaaacatgcggcatatataaataattattcacaaATTTACAGTGAAATTATACACAACTCCCcattatacaaattaaaaagttttatgTGGGATAAAGTAACACGTTGAAGTAGGCATTggataaattctttttacgaTACCGAATCGAAagaacgaattaaaaaaacgTGAAGTAAGAAAcgtaaagaatttaaaagagagataatagatataattaatcgacacgaaattggaaaattagtAGTACCAAAAAATCTACTTTAACAAAACCAAAGCGTTAAACAAGAAGCAAGTGTTCTGTGCCATTATTACCATAAAAATTACGACATTAACTATAAGTAACGAAAAAACTgtcataaaaaatttacatacaCATATGCATATTAATACAAGACATAAAGAACGAAGGAAAGatgtatataaatgaaaaataaaataaatcaacaAATCGAATCTCAAATATTTACAGAAAACCCGATATGTCTAAACAATTGCTAATATTTACATCCTGATCCGTACACTGAAACGTTGTCAGAATTTTCCAAAAACAAATTtcacccttttacactttatGCAACAATGACacaataatttttgaaaaagagGCAAAAGTAACACGCGAAATGAGAAAGAGACGACTGGTTCATTTGGAGTAAACCGTATGTTCGCACGAGTTCGAGCGATGCACGCACGGCTAACGATCGATGATGATGAACAGGTGGAATAAGAGATACCATTTCGTTGGTGCTCGGGACACTAGCAGGGGTACCAAGTGGCCCCGTATTATCGGGTCCACCTCCATTGGGGCCGACGATCGCGTTACCAGTAAGGCCAAGATCAACGATGCTGGGACTTTGGACGTTTCTCATCGGTTCAGCGACAGGTCTATCGTTACTATTGTACACCGGGCCTCGATATTGATTGTAAGTGCCTTGGTTAGCCTGGTTATAATACGGTCTGGGTGGTGGCCTGTTAGTGGTAGTGGAAGTGCTAAGTGAGAACACAACCTCGACCGGGTTCCTAGGTGGATCCGGTATTATCGTTCCATTCGGGAATTTTCGAACCAGCCTGCCGTCCGGGAAGATACCAAATATCACGTACGGGCTGTCCACGTTTCTAGCATCGATCAGGTTATCCTCTGGCCGCTTTCTCACGATCGTTTTGTTCGGGTAGATTCCGTACACTAGGTAGTCTCGTAGAGGAGCTCTGGTAGTCGAGCTTAAGCTGAAACGTGGGGCAGGTGTCAATCTGCTGCCGCCGAAGCGACCTAAATAAGGCGTTGTGGAACTCTGAGAAGCTGGCCTAGGTGGAAGGCTAGTAGCTGTTGGCACTGTCGTTCCAGGGGTGGCTTGCATGGGCACGGTCGTTGCTTCCGTAGAAGCAGAAGTTGTATTCGTGGAGTCGTTCGTAGTACCTCCTGACATTGTGGTCGTACTTTCCGACGAAGCAGTTGTCGTCGATGTTCCAACTTCGGTAGACACGAGATTCTCTTCTATATTGACCGTAGTAGTTTCCGTCACAGGGGTGACGGTGACGACGTCCATTCTCGTCGTTTGAGGTGTCGATGTCCCCCCGTCAGGAACGCGTCCTGTAGTCGTCGACGTCGCTGTCTCAGTCGtgatcgtcgtcgtcgtcgattcGACCGAAGATGAAGTTGTTGTAATGAGGGGAACGTCGGGATACGATGAAGTGGGAAATTCTGAGGACGTTGATGAGACGATCGAAGTATCTGGGATCGTAGGAGTTGTGATCTCGGTCGTTTGGCCGATTCCCGAACCTGCCGTCGTTTGGGCGGTTGCTGATGTCGTATCCTGGAAACGGGCAACAATAGTTGGAGATTTGTTTTCAAGATTTGGGGTCGTTTGGGGGACGTTTTCGCTGGGTGCATTAGTAGTGGTTTCCATGGCGGGAATTGTAGTCGATGTTAGCGAGAACTGGTTAGTAGTGACTCCCGTATCGTCAATAGAGTTAACATCCTGCTGCGCAGTGGTTGTAATCGATGACGCGGTGGCTTCGAGGGTTTCGTTATCAGCGCTTTCGGTGATCAAAGATGTCAACTGAGTCGTAGACTCTGTTGTTTGGTTAGTTTCCACTCCTACGTCATTTACACGTTCAACCAACTCTACGGTAGGTGCCAATGTGGTCTGTTCGAAGGATATTGAGGGTGTCATAGTGATCGTATTTACAGAGGAAGCGGTAGTTTGGAGAGCTACGGTAGTTACTTCGGGTTGAGTAGTAGTGCCAATGTCTGTCATAAGCCGTGATGTTACGGTTGTGAGACTGGTTAATGGTACGGTGACTCCTGTAGGTTCAGTGATACTTTCTGTAACCTGTTCGGAAACTATTTGAGGATTGGTTGCCGTGATCAGATTAGACGAAAACAAATCGAACGTGTCAGTGGTTAGCTCGAAATTCATGGCGAATGTGGTTGTCGTTTCTGAACTTTGTGTGCTGGTGGTTGTCTGTGTCTGAGTCGTGGTATCGAGGCCAGTGTCAGCATCGAACGATCCGCTAAGCGACAGAGTGACTCGTGGCTCAGTTTCTGTCTTAAACGAGGGGGTCGTCGATTCTACGATCTCGGCAAGGGGTCCTAACGCTACTGGTGTGGTTTCGGTCTGTACGCTCTCTACTTCGTCATCGGACATGTTACTCCGAGGGGTTGTTGTCAGTGTATCTGTCAGATTTTCAGAAGATACGGTTGTAGTAAGGTCTACCTCATTCTGTGAGGGATCAACCGGAATAGTAGAAGATTCTACATTTTCTGACATGGCATTGGAGGAAAAAGACGATGTTTCTGCAACTTGGGTAGTGCTGAGTTCGTCGCTGGACAAGCTCGGTCGGTATATCTCGTTTTCCATTAAGTTATCTAATCTAGATGTGACGTTTGAATTTTGCCCGGCTATTTCTTCCTGATTATCGTTTATCTCATTCGAAAAAAGTGTTTTGGCAATGGACATTAACTCTGTTAGTAAAGTGTCGTTGGTGGAAGTGATCGTCGACACAGTTGTTACATCAACGCTTAACGGGGAAGTCGAAGAATCGTTTGAATCGCCTACAGTGGTCGAATCTGTGTTCGATATTGTCTGAAAGTCTTGTGTGATTGTTGTAGATGTTATTGTTGCTGGTGTTGTGGTTGTTATTGCACTTATTTCATCCTGCGTGGTGGTTTCCTGAGTAAATACCATTGTGGGTGACGGAGCAGCAATTGAATCTGCGCTTTGGGTAGTTACTTCTTCGATCGTTCTTAAACTCGATTGCTCCGTTGTAACCGACGATAGGGTAGTCGTTCCCGATTCTTCTTGATTGATCGTCGTTTCATCCCTCAATTGCGACAGGGACTCCAAATTACGATTGCTACTCGAGTCTGGTATCACGTTCGATGTTTCCGTCGTGGGAGACAACATCGTTGTCGAATCTTGACTCGGTACCGTGGTCGTGGACATAGTCGCTTGCAATCGAAACAGGATATCCTGTGCGAGATCTATCAGCCTGGTTCGAATAGTGGACGTGGGTATCGCCGTAGTTGTCTCTATATCGATCATATTACTCGAATCTGCTTCGGTCGTTAGAGCATCGGTCGAGCTAATATCGGCTGTCTGAGTAGCAGTAGTATCAGACAGCGGTATGGTATTAGTCTCGGGATTTTCAGACGTTGTCGCTGTGTTGGTGACAGTTGTCGAAAAGGTAGTCGTCTCTATTGTATTCTGCGAAAGATCTATACTTGACGTAATATCGATATTGCCAGTCGTGCTCTGCGTTGCAGTACTAACAGTGGTGGAACTCGTATCACCCTCAAACTCGGTACTACTACCTTCGGATGTAGAACTAATAGTCGTAGAAGCATCCGTGATAGAACTCACGAGTTCTTGATTGGTCGAATTATTATCTGACGAAATGGAAGTCTGAACATCTTCCGCACCTTCGACGTTCATCGTCGTTGCATCTGTGGATCGCAGAAACGACACTTCTGTGCTGGTTGACTCAGTGACAGAAATGGAATTGATATTGGTAGAAGTTTGTTCCGTAGTGAAGGACGAATCTCTACCGATGGAAACTCGTTCGGTATTGGAAACCGATTCTGTACTGGTGAGAAGTTGTTCGGTACTGGAGGACGATTCTGTGCTGGTGGAAGCTTGCTCGGTACTAGAGGACGATTCTGTGCTGGTGGAGGCTTGCTCGGTACTAGAGGACGATTCTGTGCTTGCGAAAACCGGTTCGGTCGTTGAAGGGGTTTCAGGGGCTCCTGTGGTAACCGCGGGGGTGGAGTTGTCCGGATCCTCGGGTAATCTCGGGGTCTGTGTGCTGTCCTGAATAGTGTTCGCGGTGGTGTCTGATGTCTGTGGGCTGATGGTTGCTACAGTGGGGCTTGTAGTGTCATTGTTAGCGTTATCGCCGATATCGTTAACGGCGGTGGCGTTAAAGTCTACCTGGGAAACACTGCCAGCTTGTTGTTTTTGCAGCTGTGCAATCGCGTTTCCCTGTAACTGTTCGTTCCTGATGCTGGCCGACTCCAATGCCTGATAAAGGGTCAAGAATCTCGGCTCGCCAGGACTTGAGACATCGATTGGTGGGGCCGAACCAGAGTTCTAGAAACAGAAATTACGTGCGTGCATGGGGTGCTATACATTAAATTCGGTGCCGAATCGGAACTGGTGACTTCCTTTTATGTACAGTTTCTACGTTGAGTCAATCGGTGTATCTACAATGGAACAAGGGATCTAATGTACGCGTTGTTCGTTCATTAAGATCGACAGTTGAAAGATAAATCGATGTAAAACGAGGGATTATGAAAGTACATCGGTCATTTCGCAGATTAATTGATCTCATAATTGAGTGAGCATACACCATCTCTTGGTAGAAATACGAACTAGCTAAGGAAGAGGAGAAACCGAGGTTGCTTTAATGCATCAAGAAAACATAGCTATTAGCAAAGGAATGGTGAGCTAGAAACTCGTTCTCCGAGCGAAGGATCGTTTATACAGGCAATAGAGACTGGTTGCCCGCTCACTtcgattttttcctttttatcatAGCTGTTAATCCTCTCTCACAGAGGTCTCCAGTGATATATCTTTAACAACAGTATCTTCGAACAACATTGAAACGTGATTccatttaacaaaaattttaaatatttttagaaattgctAAGACCTGATAAAGATAACAACGATCAAACCGATTCAAAAATAACATATATCATACGGTATTTGTAGATTTTCACATATCAGTTGACAAATGCATTAAGCAATATGAAACTAATTTAAAACCTGAATTCGGACAACTTTTACAGAAAACCGAGATCGAGATCGATCGAAAACCGATTCGTGACCTTAAGTCGCTTATCCTTATTTTCGTTCATAATGATTTTAATCCACCCACATGTCCTAAATACCATCCACGTTGAGACACTTTTAATGCAAACACATGACGCAGCGTTCATTTACTTTCACTCGTTAGCGCTTCGAACTCTGTGAAACGCGGATCACGAAAATTTGCCTATGTAATCGGAATGCGCTCGTATTAGAAAGTCAAGTCCCGTTACGTCGAATTTCAACAAAATGTTGCCTCGTTGGGAGTATGGTCACGTTAcgtttattcaattttcataaGTTCGTGGATATCATCGTGAGAGTATTCATTGAAGTCAGAATCGAACAAACCGACTTACATCGTAATCAGTATAGTGATATTCTTTCATTATGATTTTCTAGATTTATAGTTTAGAGATCAATAAAAAAAGTGTACTTTTAGAATGGCTATTGCTTCTCAATTATGGCATTTCTCTATCTACCTTTAATAATTCTGATAGTAATTTTGATATGATTCGAAAGAATGATTTATGGACGCGATTAAATAAGAACGAACAACTGCATGTCGCGTGCGATCCAAAaaccaaaatatttattatcaaagatatgtatatatatatgtgtgtgtgtgtgtgtgtgtataatCTTGTATAACACAATATATGCATTATGGTGTAAGTAAAACAACGTAAGTAGCTGTACATATTAGTAAATGCAAACCCATGATAACAATTAGCATGAATCacaaaactaaaaataaacgTTAATCACATAAATggttatgtattttttattcgttttcttGTGTTACttataatctttttttataatttaaccaTAGAAAAGGTTGCGTCTTCTAAACGAGAATTATTCACACTATTGAAACTTATTGTGCGATACTCGTATCTATGTGGACAATACAAAATTGTACTAGCTGTATGGAATGGataaaaagagataaaaagaaacgactTTTAACattattgataatattttaaagaaagctCGGTAAGTATGATAAACCTTTG is part of the Bombus fervidus isolate BK054 chromosome 7, iyBomFerv1, whole genome shotgun sequence genome and harbors:
- the LOC139989371 gene encoding uncharacterized protein isoform X3, coding for MVRRFSWCTVVALVVLLFVTTDGLREHNTQIDDHKATNRGTLRFNSKSLEEATTVSSSPPSRSKTNWDRSAQSKTLSNFERTVQASVINSESKFDTSEHSTVRTIRTTERGSVSTATDVISEPRRTSGKRFEETKRIEPTINRRDGKRYFSESNEGTKLKNNEQKFISRRTSNGRANNSTVTERLDNKGPSVFLATTESSRSRTGRKIQTTYSMKDLKTQIPTSRRYNSKKFRDVETTTASFRREGRGRSTTEKIERSTRSGRSKVNNAENNSIALRGPDPLLSESESVRVDIPLTVGETGNPASDVTTGFDVASQRRSDAKESSKSSRTGFERSKSRGRSNDSEAFGSSRSASPRGSSKFSDSTTTEANEQIVSSRRNTVSRERSRGSEIKKNSVNESRSRSRGRNVENNTKPISGGASERNVKRKVAGERNSSDRRPRIPDDTPRAIDNRRQDTQDMRGRSRGKSRSDVTTPITMDVTTTVAPDTTVSTDVTVTDSEITSTTIRLATTPNPRATSRPLSTTASTLEASGRGRGRGRSGSHGRKQKEDFFNHGLGFRGRKPSPEGSANVTQSRKTVSWKNDSQSHGNPGWTLRRRPAHFNSENISKTIVPSPRDQTNEVVPSNEQSTSTEAITTIESSTFGTKRGFKKAQTTDESSTVAETTTKSYRRGNKTFGNGKVTTAFEESDNYPPEFKARLTQLKNTNTKIPASKTTSRTPLEEQERNIYGRRSRNNSMAFDPDDLETAASANVLTAETLVVNPLTLINGTGLRRVKKSSAALFAERSRMKLELARRLVKPELNIEENDLDATTASSFSKRKPTGVPVVDETSKVAKYSKPAAAASGRNRPSTSVESTQEEVSVKTLKLPSSRKGHDDSSKVTGRPYSLKKGRVIAERMVTSISIEERAIAEETTKPYVLTTNPSVITSAEQGSATTIDSTRVRLASDRGGKKSKEEDSTPTKNMKVSLYSTQRIETTDPVTTIKPKKSYSYQSRNKLREQSATIEQSFTTSTPKKSYSSTQSKSQTSQEENITKKSKFATSATKPIFRPRYSKRNNEKSFEKKTTDDQAIFTTKLPVATSRYSKKKSSVKSIDDKSATTEGLSAQTRKIEFRPRTATYRRHSEIPTTLTESSTKVDGVGIAITPRSTKYHATLKTSTVSPRSVAQGPQVNLKIANETAQETPGITGSSNGDSGNSNVFNPTRSTFLSGNSTLLEQLRSTVAPLLNSLGNKTPVFSGSYSNVNNVNSPPRVTPSGQPPRFSARYKGAELFVRKQNNIYQPTVPSITSSSTTPITPLENSGSAPPIDVSSPGEPRFLTLYQALESASIRNEQLQGNAIAQLQKQQAGSVSQVDFNATAVNDIGDNANNDTTSPTVATISPQTSDTTANTIQDSTQTPRLPEDPDNSTPAVTTGAPETPSTTEPVFASTESSSSTEQASTSTESSSSTEQASTSTESSSSTEQLLTSTESVSNTERVSIGRDSSFTTEQTSTNINSISVTESTSTEVSFLRSTDATTMNVEGAEDVQTSISSDNNSTNQELVSSITDASTTISSTSEGSSTEFEGDTSSTTVSTATQSTTGNIDITSSIDLSQNTIETTTFSTTVTNTATTSENPETNTIPLSDTTATQTADISSTDALTTEADSSNMIDIETTTAIPTSTIRTRLIDLAQDILFRLQATMSTTTVPSQDSTTMLSPTTETSNVIPDSSSNRNLESLSQLRDETTINQEESGTTTLSSVTTEQSSLRTIEEVTTQSADSIAAPSPTMVFTQETTTQDEISAITTTTPATITSTTITQDFQTISNTDSTTVGDSNDSSTSPLSVDVTTVSTITSTNDTLLTELMSIAKTLFSNEINDNQEEIAGQNSNVTSRLDNLMENEIYRPSLSSDELSTTQVAETSSFSSNAMSENVESSTIPVDPSQNEVDLTTTVSSENLTDTLTTTPRSNMSDDEVESVQTETTPVALGPLAEIVESTTPSFKTETEPRVTLSLSGSFDADTGLDTTTQTQTTTSTQSSETTTTFAMNFELTTDTFDLFSSNLITATNPQIVSEQVTESITEPTGVTVPLTSLTTVTSRLMTDIGTTTQPEVTTVALQTTASSVNTITMTPSISFEQTTLAPTVELVERVNDVGVETNQTTESTTQLTSLITESADNETLEATASSITTTAQQDVNSIDDTGVTTNQFSLTSTTIPAMETTTNAPSENVPQTTPNLENKSPTIVARFQDTTSATAQTTAGSGIGQTTEITTPTIPDTSIVSSTSSEFPTSSYPDVPLITTTSSSVESTTTTITTETATSTTTGRVPDGGTSTPQTTRMDVVTVTPVTETTTVNIEENLVSTEVGTSTTTASSESTTTMSGGTTNDSTNTTSASTEATTVPMQATPGTTVPTATSLPPRPASQSSTTPYLGRFGGSRLTPAPRFSLSSTTRAPLRDYLVYGIYPNKTIVRKRPEDNLIDARNVDSPYVIFGIFPDGRLVRKFPNGTIIPDPPRNPVEVVFSLSTSTTTNRPPPRPYYNQANQGTYNQYRGPVYNSNDRPVAEPMRNVQSPSIVDLGLTGNAIVGPNGGGPDNTGPLGTPASVPSTNEMSNALLNTQMRTALVTPIVSTGRPPTDSQGGRIVQDRERDEATRTKEAGGQRSSVYIGQDKFVNYWTDGASTSNPRVLSVNINSVATAANEGPSPSVPSFENLLNNQPGGRVTAPPGFPWRDPLDQIFGITTSSPVITASVASNRLDDLSEPNGPALARPINPFVEVFTPFSNTIGVPRGNIGSIPPPPPPTTPVAFTTTPTTPASTTTTTTITTMAPTTTTTTTTVASTTTTTMAPTTTTTTMTPTTTTTTMTPTTTTTMAPTITTTTTTSTTMTPTTVATMTPTTTTMTAPIITSEPPTIVQRVMIASQAGATSEATTSSQINSSNLPKNLLNTRQQNAFGTTFDDLAFLNSLLQSNSRSTNQKTLTQVEQLLANKILELALKNPGPTRSPKAISIENASPNSIYKSATTSLSEPIIIDLSPASTVSTSTRKSVETQQPTSQRPVISSLTPVQVTWKPVTTTSTRRSVETSTASPSTTAKTTLISTTKASVTVKAKLATTSRPRTTTQAPLGFGGLLWQALLGGSLFGSSTTPKPVKAKPVPKTTQKSVNIMPKPIQTTQKLETTTIPSSATLKAVDISKIQVNSPNSIVQEKSVTTPFTISTTDQPLINNPNPRLPGVVTSTYSPEEDAKFIVELLRAVEQDNKTGSSKKVSGLTQDDQSFLRAILSGRALTTTTPSPTVEISNAALLAALLKAQGIEPPTPANNIREQLQLASLGQSVTSAPTASPASESSTITTRPASTAATRPTDTTKKTVTPRPTSGPRIRTTTWSPSSTYPPPLFSSFSNYGAPAQSAGDNSGDSALFGATRAFSQFLGAAISGAAQQLQSLVRNGTRIVSEVVG